The genomic interval TCACATAGATGCCGGCGAAGCCGAGCGCCGCAGCCTCGCGCAAGGTCTCGACCGGGAAGAATTCCTCGGCGTCCCATTCCGCGGCGAAGGGGGTGAGGCGATCCCTGGCGAAACGCCGTGCCGCGTCCTCGACCGCCCGCTGATCCTCGTTGAGAGCGAAATCCATCATCGTCCTCCGAACATGAAGCCGCCGATCTGCTTCTTCAGCGACACGATTTCCGCCACATGCGGCGCGATCAGCGGCTTGTCGGCGTTGGCGGCATCGGTCTCCCGCTTCGCGCGGGCGAGCTGCGCCGCGCCGAAGCCGCCGACCGCCGCCTTGTCGTCTCCGGCCAGATGCGCGTTGTGCGCCGCGGCGGCGCGCAGGATGTCGAGGTAGAGATCGACATCGGCCTTGGCGACCGCATAGTCAGGCGCGCCGGCCAACGCGGCGGTGGCGGTCAGGCATCCGGCGAAGGCGGCAACGGCAAGGCGCATGGCGGTCTCCCTGCCCGCTGCTTGCATCCGCGCGGACAAGTTGGCAAGAGACCCGCATGACCGAGGCCCGCTTCCCCGCCCTTCGCATGCGCCGGTTGCGCCGGCACGACTGGACGCGAAAGCTTGTTGCCGAGCACACGCTGTCCGCCAGCGATTTCATCTGGCCGATCTTCGTCGTCGACGGCGAGAAGAAGCGCGAATCCGTCCCCTCGATGCCCGGCGTCGAGCGGCTGTCCGTGGACCAGGTGCCGGCGGCGGCGGAAGAAGCGGCCAGGCTCGGCATTCCCGTCATCGCGCTGTTCCCCTATACCGAGCCGTCGCTCAAGACGCCGGACGGCCGGGAATCGACGAACGCGAACAACCTCGTCTGCCGCGCCACCCGCGCGCTGAAGAAGGCGGTGCCGCAGATCGGCGTCCTGTGCGACGTGGCGCTCGATCCCTATACCAGCCACGGCCATGACGGCGTGATGGACGGCAACGACGCCAATGTCGACAACGACGCGACGCTCGACATCCTGGTGCGCCAGGCGCTGGTCCAGGCCGAGGCGGGCTGCGACATCATCGCGCCGTCCGACATGATGGACGGCCGCGTCGGCGCGATCCGCGCCGCGCTGGAGACCAACGGCTTCAAGGACGCGCTGATCATGGCCTATGCGGCCAAATACGCGTCGGCGTTCTACGGCCCGTTCCGCGACGCGGTCGGCTCGGCCAAGGCGTTGATCGGCGACAAACGGACCTACCAGATGGATCCGGCGAACGGCGACGAGGCCCTGCGCGAGGTCGCGCTCGACATCGCCGAGGGCGCCGACATGGTGATGGTCAAGCCGGGCATGCCCTATCTCGACCTCGTCCGCCGCGTGAAGGACGAATTCAAGATGCCGACCTTCGCCTATCAGGTGTCGGGCGAGTATTCGATGCTGATGGCCGCCATCGAGCGCGGCTGGCTGGAGCGCGACCGCGTGATCCTGGAGAGCCTGCTCGCCTTCAAGCGCGCCGGCGCCAACGGCATCCTCACCTATTTCGCCCGCGATGCGGCGCGCCTGTTAAGGGCTGGCTGAAGGGGAGCGGGGCGGGATGTCGTATCCCTTTTCCGCCATACAGCTTCGATAGGTCTTTTCGAATATCGCGTCGCGTTCCTGCGCCGATTCGCCGTTGACCAATCCGTGCATCGACAAGTCGGTCGACGATTCGAAGCGGCAGGATTCGCTCACGGCCGCCATGCCCGCTTTCGGCGGCGCGATGGCGAAAAACGCGCAGCCGGACAGCCCCAGAAGGGCGAATGCGGAAATGAAGATTCTTTGCATGGCGGTGCTCATAAAGTATGGATATACGGTCGTCCAATAGAGACGATGTAAATCGCCTCCGGACCGACCCGTTCCCCATACTTTGGTTTGCTGACTGCGTTCGAACTTCCACGTACTGGGACGAACTCAATCCCGCCTTGTCGAAAACAAACTGCGTAAAATGATCTCGGCGCGCGACGGCAGCACATCCAATCCGGATTTGCGCTGACCGAGGTCAATGACGTTTCTGAGGATCAGCATCGCCAATCCATGCACCGCGGCCCACACCGCCAATCCCAGCGCCGAGTCGTGCAGCGCGGCGCCGATCTCGGCGCCGATGGCATCGGCGGCGGTGCCGAGTTCGGGAAACGCGTCGCGATTGGGAAGCTGCGGTCCGAACATCAGGCTGGTCAATTCGGGCCGGCGGACCACGAAGCGCATATAAGCCGCGCCGATCTTGGCGATGCGGTCGGACTCGGCGCCGGTCGAACTGCCGGCGGCCTGGAGCTCGGCGCGCAATTCGACAAAACCCTCGACGGCGAGCTCGACGAGGAGCGACTCGTGGTTGGGAAAATGCCGGTAGGGGGCGGCATGGCTCACGCCGGCCCGGCGGGCGACGGCGCGCAGACTGAGCTGCGCCAGGGATTCTTCTTCCAGAATCTTCCGCGCCGCATCGAGAAGAGCGTTACGCAGATCGCCATGGTGATAAGCCCGCGCCCGTACAGGCTGCGTGGACGGATTTGTGCTGTCCATCAATCCTTCTTCCGCTGTGCTTCCTGTCGCGCGAAGAGGCTGGACGTATCCCAGCGTTTGCCGCCCATATTCTCGACCTCCGCGTAAAACTGATCCACCAAGGATGTCACGGGAAGCGTCGTTCCGTTCCGACGCGCCTCGTCCAAGCAGATCGCAATATCCTTGCGCATCCACTCTACGGCGAAACCATGTCGAAACTGTCCCAAGAGCATGGTCTTGTGACGATTTTCCATTTGCCAGGACTGCGCCGCGCCCTTCGAAATGACCTCGACAACGGCGAGGGGATCGAGCCCCGCGGCGTTGGCAAAGCTCAGTCCTTCCGACAGCGCCTGCACCAAGCCGGCGATACAGATCTGGTTGACCATCTTGGTCAATTGTCCCGCGCCCGCTTCGCCCATCAGGCGACACTGCCGCGCATAGGCGGCCATCACCGGCTCCGCCTTGGCGTAGGCCGCGGACGAGCCGCCGCACATGATGGTCAATTGTCCGTTCCTGGCGCCCTGCTCTCCGCCGGAGACCGGCGCGTCGAGGAAATACATGCCACGCCGCAGCGCTTCCTCGGCAAGCTCGCGCGCGAGGCCGGCAGAGGCCGTGGTGTGGTCGATGAAGACGGCGTCGCGCTTCATGGTGATGAAGGCGCCGTGGCGGCCGGTCGCCACTTCGCGCACGTCGTCGTCGCGGCCGACACAGGCCAGAACGACGTCGGCGTTCGCGGCCGCCTCGGCCGGCGTGGGCGCCGATACGCCGCCATATTCCTCCACCCAGCGTTCGGCCTTGGCGGTCGTGCGGTTGAAAACGGTCAGGTCGTGCCCGGCGCGCTTGAGATGGCCCGCCATCGGGTATCCCATGACGCCCAATCCCAAGAATGCGACGCGCATTATTCCATGACCTCCGCGGCGGGCTGGGGCGCGCCGGACTGGAAGGTCGGGCGCTTCATCAGCCAGATGATCAGAATCGTCGGCAAGCTCACATAGAACATGAACAGGAAGTCGTTCTGAAAGCCTATCACCTGCGCGCGAAATTCGATCATGTTGTTGAGATTGGTGAGGCCGAGCGGGATCTGCGGGCTCATCATCAGGGACGGCCCGTTGACGCCGAGCGCGCGGTTGAACGGCGAGGCGTATTGGCTGAGCAGCGAATGGGCGACCTGAACGCTGCCGCCCAGGACCGAGGTCGTCACGCTGACGCCGATGGCGCTGCCGACATTTCGCATCAGATTGGTCAGCGCGGTGCCGTCGGTGCGGAATTGCGGCGCCAGCGTCGCGAAGGCCGTGAGATTCATCGGCACGAAGACGAAGCCCATGCCGACGCCCTGGATGAAGGTCACCCAGATCAGGGTCCAGTCGTCGATCTGCGGCGTCCAGCCGGCCATGTCCCACATCGACCAGGACAGCATTCCGGCACCCACCGTCATCAGCACGCGCGGATCCAAGCGCAGCGCCATGCGGCCGGCGAACATCATCGCGAACATGGTGCCGAAGCCGCGTGGCGCCATCAGCATGCCGGTCTGGTAGACGCTGTAGCCGGCAAGGTTTTGCAGAAACGGTGGAAGCAGCGCCGAACTCGCCAGCAGCACGGCGCCGAGCGCAAACATCAGGATCAGGCCGAACAGGAAATTGCGGTCGGCGAAAATCCCGGGAGGAATAAACGGCGTCTTTGCCGTCAGCATGTGCGCGAGGAAGAGATAGATGCCAATGCCGGCGATCAGCGCCTCCAGGATGATCTCGCCGGAATCGAACCAGCCCTGGCCGGTGCCGCGATCCAGCACGAGCTGCAGCGAGGCCAAGCCCACGGCGAGCGCGCCGAAGCCGAACCAGTCGAAGCGCAGGCCGCGATCGTGCGGGCTGTCCTTGAAGAAGAGCCAGATGCCGGTGACGGCGGCGATGCCGAACGGCACGTTGACGTAGAACACCCAGCGCCAGCTATAGGCCTCGGTCAGATAGCCGCCCAGCGTCGGGCCCAGGATCGGGCCGAGCATCACGCCCATGCCCCAGATCGCCATGATATTGCCGCGCTTATGCGGCGGGTAGAGGTCGAGCATCACCGCCTGGCTGAGCGGCGACAGCGCCGCGCCGAAACAGCCCTGCAGCAGGCGGAACAGGACCATCTGCTCGAGCGACTGCGCCGCGCCGCACATCATCGAGGTGATGGTGAAGCCGGTCAGCGAGATCAGGAGGAAGTTGCGCTTGCCGAAGCGCGAGGCGATCCAGCCGACCGGCGCGGTCATGATCGCCGCGGCAACGATGTAGGAGGTCAGCACCCAGGTGATCTGGTCGCGCGACGCCGACAGCTCGCCCTGCATATAGGGCAGCGCGACATTGGCGATCGTCGAATCCAGGGCCTGCATCAGCGTGCCGGCCATCGACGCGGCCAGCACGATCCACAGTTCTACCTTGTTCTCGTAGGAGTCGGCGGTATGGATGGTTGCGGCGTGCGCCGACATCGCGGTGTCTCTGTCAGATGCTGTCGAGCAGGCGCGACCAGCGGCGCTCTCCGGTGTCGATCGAGATCACCGTGCTCAGCCCCGCGCGGAGCGGGACGTTGCAGGAATTTTGCGTGACTCGGACGCGGACCGGGATGCGCTGGACGACCTTCACCCAATTGCCGCTCGCATTCTCCGCCGGCAGGGCCGAGAATTGCGAGTCGCTGCCGGCGCTGATCGAATCTACCACGCCCTTGAAATCGCAGCCAGGATAGGTGTCGACCGAGAAGTCCACCGGATTGCCCTTGCGGACATAGGTCAGTTCGGTCTCCTTCAGATTGGCCTCGATCCAGACATTCTTGCTGGCGATCAGGCCGACCGCGCTCGTCGTCGTGAACGCGGACATCGCGGAAATCACCAGCGTTCCGGGCTGCAGCGAGTCCACCTCGCTCACGATGCCGTCGAAGGGCGCGCGCACGACGGTGTGATCGAGCTGGCGCTGCGCTTCGGCGACGGCGGCCTGCGCGCGCATGTAAGCCGGCGTCCGGGTCGCGGGGATGTCCAGGTTGTTGTTGAGCTGGGCGAGGGTCTGGCGCGCCTGCTGCTGCAGCGATACCAGCATCGCCTGGGCGCTTTGCAGCGCGCCGCGGGCCTGATCGACCTGCGTGCCCGCGATGGCGTTCTGGCGCTGGAGCGCGACATAGCGTGCATAGGTCTTGGCATTCAGGTCGAGCTGCGCCTGCTGCGACGCGATCTGGCCGACGATCGAGCGGTACTGCGCCTTGGTGCCCTCGACATCCTGGACGGTCTGCGCCAGCGCGGCCTTGGCGTTGTCGAGCGCGATCTGGAACGGGCGCGGATCGAGGCGGAACAGGATTTCGCCGGCCTTGACCTGCTGGCCCTCATGGACGTCGACGTCCTGCACCAGGCCCGACACATCGGTCGAGACCATCAGCTTGGCCGCATGCACATAGGCGTCGTCCGACGACACATAGCGCCCGCCGGTCAGGTAGAAATAGAGCGCCACGGCGAGGATGAGCGCCAGGCCCCAGATCATGGCGATGCGGCGCAGCCGCGCCTTGTCGGCCCAGATCGACGCGGCCCAATCGCGCACGCGGCTCCCCACGCCGGATGCGGCGTAATCGACGGAATCGGTTCTCATGGCGGACATGACGGTGCTTTCTACTCTCCGGCCTGGACCAGCGTGTGGTCGGCCGGGGCTTCGTTTGCAAGATTTTCTTTGATCACCAGCAGCGCGTCGATCAGCGTCTCGCGGGTCTTCTCGTCGAGGCCGGCGATGATGCGTTCGCTCATCGCTTCTCGCGCCTCGGTGATGATCTTCAGGATGGGCTTCGCGGCGGGCAACAGATGGAGCCGGCGGATGCGCCGGTCGGACGGATCGCTGCGCCGCTCCACCAGCCCGCGCGCTTCGAGGCGATCGACGAGGCGGGCGACGGTGATCGGCTCGACTTCGCAGATCGCCGCCATCTCGTTTTGCGACATGCCCGGCTGGCGCTCCAGGCGCGACAGGATGATCCACTGCGCCCGCGTCATCGCGTGACTGGCGCGCGCCTTCTGATCGAAGCGCGTGCGCAGGGCACGGGCGACGTCATGCAGGACGATCAGCAGATCGCGGTCGAGGGATTCGGACATCGGTCTCAAATTCTTAAGCAGTGATAACATAAGCGGCGTTATATTATCATGCAAGACATTAAGCCGGCTTCCTTTTCAATTTCGTTGTGGGCCTTGGCGCCAATTTTCGGCCTTTTTGCTGGGACGCCAAGGCCTTGGCCAGGGCCTTCAAGTCCTGCGACGCCGTGCCGCTGGCGGCGCTCTCGACCCGTCTGTACCGCGCCACGACGGCACGCCCCAGGGGCGACAGGCGGGCGCCGCCGCCCTCCTTGCCGCCGGTGGCGGTCTGCGACAGCTTCTCGCCGAACATATCGTCCAGCGCCTTCAGAAGCAGCCAGGCGCGGCGGTAGCTCATCTTCATCGCGGCCGCCGCCTTGCGGATCGAGCCGGTCTCCGCCACCAGCTCCAGGAGCCGCACCTTGCCGGGGCCCAGAGCCGTTCCGTCGGCGAAATCGATCCGAATCGTCAGGCGCGTCATGGTGCAAAATATTGAGCCGGCCCCGCACAAAAGAAAACAGGGACGGATCCTGCGATCCGTCCCTGCCCTCACACCACGGAGTGGTGATTACATGCCCGAGCCCTGGATCTGCTTCCAGCTCGCCTGGATCGCCTGCACGGCATTGTCCGGCAGCGGGACGTAGATCAGGCTCTTCGCGGCGTCGTCGCCATTGGCGTAGGCCCATTTGAAGAACTTCAGCGTCTCGGCCGAGGCCGCCGGATCGGACGGCTGCTTGTACATCAGGATGTAGGTCGTCGCCGTGATCGGCCAGGAGTCGGCGCCGGGCTGGTCGACGAGGATGATGTAGAAGCTGTTCTGCGCCGCGGAGGCCCAGTCGGCATGCGAGCCGGCCGCACCGAAGGTCGCGAGCGACGGCTCGACGACCTTGCCATCCTTGTTCTGCATGCGCGCATACTTCAGATGGTTCTGCAGGGCGTAGGCGTATTCGACATAGCCGATCGAACCGGCGGTCTGCGCCACGTTGCCGGCAACGCCTTCGTTACCCTTGGCGCCGATGCCGAGCGGCCAATCGACCGACGTGTTGGCGCCGACATTGGTCTTCCACTCGTTGCTGACGCGCGCGAGGTAGGTCGAATAGACGAAGGTGGTGCCCGATCCGTCCGAGCGATGCACGACGGCGATCGCCTGGCCGGGGAGATTGACGCCCGGGTTGAGCTTCTTGATCGCCGGATCGTCCCAGCGCGTGACGTGGCCGAGATAGATGTTGGCCAGGGTTGCACCGTCCAGCACGAGCTGGCCGGCCGCGACGCCGGGGATGTTGTAGACCGGAACGATGCCGCCGATCACGGTCGGGAACTGGGTCAGACCCAGGGCATCGAGCTGCTTGGTCGGCAGGGGCATGTCCGAGGCGCCGAACGTCACGGTGCGCGCCTTGATCTGCGCGATGCCGCCGCCGGAACCGATCGACTGGTAGTTCAGGCCGACGCCGCTCACGCCCTTATAGGACTGGGCCCATTTGGCATAGATCGGATAGGGAAAGGTCGCGCCTGCGCCGGAAATTTCCGCGGCGACTGCGGCCGTCGCGGCGCATGCGAGTCCCGCAAGCGCTACGGCGATTAGCTTCAACGAAATTCTCATAGGATCCTCTTTCGGTCTGGGGGGCTCTCGCCCCCCGGTTTTACCCCAAGCCTGCGACTAATTCGCGAACTGCAAACGAACGCCGACGATGTTCAGGTCCTGACCATCGCGGTTCGGGATCGCGAGCGTTCCCTTTTTCACGCTGACGATATTGTCGTCGATCATCAGGCGGATGTTGCGGTTCAGGTACCAGTTGAGCGCGATCGCCACGATCCGCTCCTCGCCGCCGAACACGCCGCTGGCGACATTGGTGTGCCAGTTGAGGTCGGTGTTGCTGTAGCGCACGGCCAGTTCCCACGCGCCCCAGGAATTTCCGTTCCAGGAGAAGGGCGAGGCCGGGATCGGGGCCTGGAAGCCGCCGACTTCGTTGTTGATCGCGCCGGGCGTGTACTGCTTCGCCTCGCCGGTCAGGATCCACGAACCTTCCAGGTACCAGCCGGAGAAGGTCGGATGGTCGATGACCACCGGGCTGCCCAGCGTCGGATTGCGGTCGAGCGTGAACTGCGAATATTCGCCGCCGAGGAAGAAGTTGTTCCAGTTGCCGCCGAAGTCGACCGCGAACATGTCGGCCGTCTTGGCGTTGACGCCGCCGGTCGAGATGAGGCGCGTGCCGTCGACGCGGATTTCGGGACGATCCTGGAGATTGAACTGCGCCGTGCCGCCATTGCCGCAAACCGGCGGGGTTGCCGTCGAGCAGCCCGAGCCCGCAACGCCGCCCGGGGTCACCGAGCCGGAGCTGAAGACATGCGCGCCGCTGGCGCCGATCTGGATGTTCGACGCGACGCCGTCCGTCCACAGACGTTCGGACACGCGGCCGAGGATCTGGTTGTTCTCGTCGCCGCCATTGCCGTGGTTGTTGGCGGAGCCCGTCTTGTTGCCGGTGTAGGCGAAGGTGCCGGCAAGGTTGTCACCCGCCCACAGCGTGTCGGTCTTCTGCCAGCCGATTTCGATGCCGCGACGCGAGTCGCCGGCGCCGAAGCTGTCGGCTGCGATGTTGTCGATCTCCGGACGCTCCAGGAAGATCAGCGAGGCCGAGGAGGTCGTGCCTTCGAACATGAAGGCCGGCTCGATCACGCCGACGTTGAAGTGCCAGTGCGGAATGCCGGTATAGGTGATGACCGCCTTGTTCAGGATCGGGTCGCCTTCGCCGGCGGTCGGGAACGCGCCCGCCGTGCCGGCCGGGACCGGGGTGTTGCCCAGGCCGCCATTGGTGCCGCCCGCATTCAGGCGGAATTCGTACGCGAAGTCGTTGAACACCTTACCTTCGACGCCGAAATAGGCGCGGCGGATGACGGCACCCGAGGACAGATCGCCCGGACCGGCGAAGCCGGCGGGGTGAGTCGAGTCCTGCATGAAGCCCGCGAAGTCGCTCTGGAAACGCACGCGGATCGCCATGGTGAAGCGGCCGTCGCCGGACTTCACGGTCGGACGACCGTTGTCGAACGACCAGGTCGTGTCGTTGAAATTCTGCTCGAGCGTGGAGAGGCGGCTGTGGTCGGCGTTGCGGTGCTCTTCGGCGGCAGCGAGCTCGGCTTCCAGCGCGTCGATGCGCGCGGCCAGCTCGGCATTGCTCGGGCCGGACGCGCTCGCCGGCGGCGGCGACGACGAATAGCTCGAATCGGATTTGGCATAGCCGGCGCCGGAAGACGCGGCCAAGGCGACCACGGCAACCGTGGTCAGCAAAAATGATTTCCCTTGCATGGAACCCCTCTTCAAAAAATGGTTTGGAAAGGGTCTGCCCGGACGTCGTGCCCTTCCGCGGCCGCTTCTTTTCAGCGGAGCACAACGGCGGAGTGACGGATTTGTGAAGCTAATGCGACAGCGGATTCGGCGCGCCGATTCAGGGCATTCCGCCGTGACATCCGGGGCACAGGGCGGAAAAAACGGATTTTCGGCCGCCGGCGCGGGTATAGCGGGCCGAATGCGCCCGGCCGGAACGCCTATTCCGCAACGCCCCGCGCCGGGGGCGACTCGCGATTATGCCGGTTGCGCCAGCGCGCCGTATTTGCCGCGATAGAAGACGAGCGGCGGGCCGCCATCCTGGCGCGAGAAATGGACGACGCGGCCGATCAGGATCGCGTGATCGCCGGCATCGTGCACCGTCTGCGCCTCGCATTCGAAGACCGCCAGCGCATTGGCGAGCGCCGGCGGGCCGAGCGTCGTCGCACTCAAGGCGATGCCGTCGAGGCTGTGGTTGCCGCGGCTCGCCAGCCGCGACGAGACTTCCTGATGCGCCGTGCCGAGAATGCTGACGGTGTAGCAGTCGGCCTTGGTAAAAGCCTGGTAACGATCCGATTTGCGGTCCATGCACCAGAGCACCAGCGGCGGATCGAGGGAAACCGAGGTGAAGGAATTGACGGTGATTCCCATGTGATGCTCGGCGCTGATCATGGTGGTCACGACGGCGACGCCGGTCGGGAAGCTGCCCAGCGCAGTGCGGAAGGCGCGGGTATCGAAGGTCATGGCGTTTCACACTCGGTTAAGCGGCGATCAGGCATTGTTCGCAGGTTAGGCGAGGCATGGTGCGGCGCAAAGACCGCTCCACCCGTCTACGGGTGATAGAGCGGGATCAAGGGCCATGGCCAGCGACGGCGCGGTCGTCATCAAGCGCATCAAGAAGGGCGGTCACGGCGGCCATCACGGCGGCGCGTGGAAAGTCGCCTATGCCGACTTCGTGACGGCGATGATGGCGTTCTTCCTTCTCATGTGGCTGATCAACACGACCACGCCGGAACAGAAGCGCGGCATCGCCGACTATTTCGCACCGCAGAGCATCGCCGAAACCATCAGCGGCGCCGGCAGCGTGCTCGGCGGCAAGGTGATGAGCGAAGACAATTCCAAGGCCGGCGGCGCGGCCTCGGTGTTCCAGAAGAACAGCCCGACCTCGCCCGCCACGCCCACCCGCTCGACCCAGACCGGCACCGCCCATGGCGGCGCCTCCGACGCCGACAGCCAGGGCGCCGCGGGCGCGGCCGACGGCAACGGCACGGCCTCCACCCAGGACGGCGATTTCGAACATGCCGCCGAAGCCATCCACCAGGCGATCCAGGACAATCCCGACATCGCGACGCTCTCCAAGCAGGTGATCATCGACAACACGCCGGAGGGCCTGCGCATCCAGCTGGTCGACCAGGACGGCCGCCCGATGTTTCAGCAGGGCACCGCCGAGCCGATGCCTTACACCAAGCGGCTGCTCGCCGAGATCGGCAAGATCATCGACCGGCTGCCGAATCGCGTGTCGATCGGCGGCCACACCGAGGCGACGCCGTTCGAGGGCCCCGGCGGCACCACCAATTGGGAATTGTCCTCGGCGCGGGCCAATGCGGCGCGGGCGCTGCTCACATCCGGCGGGCTGGTCCAGGACCGCATCTATGAGGTCGCCGGCAAGGCCGGGTCGGAGCCGCTCCTGCCGGAAGACCCCAACGCCTCGGCCAATCGCCGGCTCAGCATCGTGCTCCTGCGCGAGGCGCCGCCGGTGCCGCCGGGCCATCAACTGTAATCGACCGCCAGACTGGCGCACGCGCCCCAAGTTTTGTCATAGTCGGGGCGTGGGAGTCCGGGTTCGCACGTGACCGAGCAGCACAACGCACGCGTACCGCAGTTTTTCCTGACGCCCGGCGGGCCTTGCCCCTATTTGCCCGGCCGGATCGAGCGCAAGGTCTTCGCCCGGCTGTCCGGCACCTTCGCCCAGCCCTTGAGCGAGGCGCTGACCCATTCCGGCTTCCGCCGCAGCCAGTCCATCGCCTACCGCCCGGCCTGCGAGGGCTGCTCGGCCTGCGTCTCGGTCCGCATCCTGGTCAACGAATTCGCGATCTCCCGCAGCTTCCGGCGGGTGGAGAAGCACAATGCCGACCTGGTGCGCAGCGAGGTCGTGGCGGAGGCCACCCGCGAGCAGTTCGCGCTGCTCCGGACCTATCTCGACTCCCGCCACGCAGGAGGCGGCATGTCGGACATGGGCCTGTTCGACTATGTCGCCATGGTCGAGGAGACGCCGGTCGACACCCAGATCGTCGAGTACCGCCGCGCCTCGAAGGATGGGCGGCCCGGCGCGCTGATCGCCTGCGCCCTGACCGATGTGCTGCGCGACGGCGTATCGATGGTCTACAGCTTCTTCCATCCGGGCGAGG from Rhizomicrobium sp. carries:
- a CDS encoding flagellar motor protein MotB translates to MASDGAVVIKRIKKGGHGGHHGGAWKVAYADFVTAMMAFFLLMWLINTTTPEQKRGIADYFAPQSIAETISGAGSVLGGKVMSEDNSKAGGAASVFQKNSPTSPATPTRSTQTGTAHGGASDADSQGAAGAADGNGTASTQDGDFEHAAEAIHQAIQDNPDIATLSKQVIIDNTPEGLRIQLVDQDGRPMFQQGTAEPMPYTKRLLAEIGKIIDRLPNRVSIGGHTEATPFEGPGGTTNWELSSARANAARALLTSGGLVQDRIYEVAGKAGSEPLLPEDPNASANRRLSIVLLREAPPVPPGHQL
- a CDS encoding arginyltransferase — its product is MTEQHNARVPQFFLTPGGPCPYLPGRIERKVFARLSGTFAQPLSEALTHSGFRRSQSIAYRPACEGCSACVSVRILVNEFAISRSFRRVEKHNADLVRSEVVAEATREQFALLRTYLDSRHAGGGMSDMGLFDYVAMVEETPVDTQIVEYRRASKDGRPGALIACALTDVLRDGVSMVYSFFHPGEDARSLGTHMILDHIRDAKSRGLPHVYLGYWVEGSEKMSYKTRFRPMEALGREGWARI